One genomic region from Neoarius graeffei isolate fNeoGra1 chromosome 4, fNeoGra1.pri, whole genome shotgun sequence encodes:
- the LOC132884553 gene encoding uncharacterized protein LOC132884553, translating to MGFSVVPASGGGRTRPHRHLCLGDGFQAADCPETIVSECWRVLKVTRDPAPAVGLWLLEKPLFFNSLIRAEILSSASLRSSLREAGCVKLGYLLMSMEVLEQIINISRRLLSRVVEEVLGSLPEGLKAFIMEDASLPDHWDEAAEYAFPHLDVSANIAEWQEGEDHLLSFRTPQLGKFKGLGKKALYYTCESTELSVTSGHKSIEVG from the exons ATGGGCTTCAGCGTTGTACCTGCCAGTGGAGGAGGGAGGACAAGGCCTCATAGACATCTCTGTCTGGGTGATGGCTTTCAGGCTGCAGACTGCCCAGAGACTATTGTATCAG AGTGTTGGAGAGTACTAAAGGTAACTAGAGATCCTGCTCCTGCAGTGGGCCTGTGGCTGCTGGAGAAGCCTTTGTTCTTCAACAGTCTCATTAGAGCAGAGATTCTGTCATCAGCCAGTCTGAGATCTTCTCTCAGAGAGGCTGGATGTGTAAAGCTTGGCTACCTGCTGATGTCCATGGAGGTCCTGGAGCAGATCATAAACATCAGCCGGAGGCTGCTGTCCAGAGTGGTGGAGGAGGTGTTGGGATCGTTACCAGAAGGTCTGAAGGCCTTTATCATGGAGGATGCTTCCCTTCCTGATCACTGGGATGAAGCTGCTGAGTATGCCTTTCCTCACCTTGATGTTAGTGCCAATATCGCTGAATGGCAAGAGGGAGAAGATCATCTCCTTTCCTTCAGAACACCACAGCTGGGAAAGTTCAAAGGCTTGGGGAAGAAAGCGCTGTATTACACATGTGAAAGTACAGAACTTTCAGTCACTTCGGGACATAAAAGCATCGAGGTGGGCTGA